From a region of the Microterricola gilva genome:
- a CDS encoding GmrSD restriction endonuclease domain-containing protein: protein MSTSTRAQDRTLKDWFSQIEGGRIVLPSFQRAEAWDRGRVMSMLDTVIRDLPLGVALVLEVGDEERFVSRPLVTAPNLDVKPNEHLLDGQQRLTALWRAFNNNYEDVTFFVHVPQLDADPSNDDEELGVRLVTRWTKNGRRMPLWVDDPRQCLERGLIPVQLLRPDASGESIAWAEAATAHLAPGDDVTELSEFRQLQGEHVARRDELKDVYLQPLRGIVSNYNIPYLLLKAATPKHVALDVFIKMNTNSKPLSTYDVIVAEVENATGELLHDKLVDLGRRVDGISRYGNVGDLVLQASALLQGKVPNARGELDMDMAEMITNWDKLERGLRRTVSLLEDAHIYDAKRLPTAAPLPVIAALYVLIPDYGDEVANAEKVLRSYLWSSFFTSRYENSVASRAYSDFKALAEALEASAGGRSTFDGSGVAVLDRTLFPLPTAEQLRSAGWPASKRVLARAILAASLKFGAEDFADSRTITAETVLHREYHHLFPDKLLEDAGIDSDLALNCALITWRTNRTIGRLDPVRYLEARADGAIGNASEISRRLATHMVPYAELAAAGPYGHLEGEALREAVGSDLNVFLDERVKLVGGAMLLLCAGDRPSLDQVREPAIAGNQLFAQ from the coding sequence ATGAGCACATCGACGCGCGCACAGGACCGAACGCTCAAGGACTGGTTTAGTCAGATTGAGGGCGGCCGAATTGTGCTGCCCAGTTTTCAGCGCGCTGAGGCCTGGGACCGTGGTCGAGTGATGAGCATGCTCGACACCGTCATCCGCGACTTGCCGCTGGGGGTCGCGCTCGTGCTTGAAGTGGGCGACGAAGAGCGTTTTGTTTCGCGGCCGTTGGTCACGGCGCCGAACCTCGACGTGAAGCCGAACGAGCATTTGCTTGATGGGCAGCAGAGGTTAACCGCTCTTTGGCGAGCGTTCAACAACAACTACGAGGATGTGACGTTCTTCGTACACGTGCCCCAGCTTGACGCGGATCCCAGTAACGATGACGAGGAACTTGGAGTGCGTCTTGTCACGCGGTGGACCAAGAACGGGCGCCGCATGCCTCTTTGGGTGGATGACCCCCGCCAGTGCCTCGAACGCGGACTGATCCCGGTCCAATTGCTCCGACCTGACGCGTCCGGTGAGTCGATCGCGTGGGCTGAAGCCGCTACCGCGCACCTCGCCCCAGGCGATGACGTGACGGAGCTTTCCGAGTTTCGACAGCTCCAAGGCGAGCATGTGGCGCGCAGAGATGAACTGAAGGATGTCTATCTCCAACCGCTCCGCGGGATCGTGAGCAACTACAACATCCCCTATCTCCTGCTCAAAGCCGCAACGCCGAAGCACGTCGCCCTTGACGTCTTCATCAAAATGAACACCAATAGCAAGCCGCTAAGTACTTACGACGTGATCGTTGCCGAAGTGGAGAACGCGACGGGCGAGCTGCTTCACGACAAGCTGGTCGACCTGGGCAGGCGCGTCGACGGCATCTCGCGGTACGGCAACGTTGGCGATCTCGTTTTGCAAGCTAGTGCGCTATTGCAGGGAAAGGTTCCCAATGCGCGCGGCGAGCTAGACATGGACATGGCTGAAATGATCACCAACTGGGACAAGCTGGAGCGAGGGCTGCGCCGGACCGTCTCGTTGCTGGAGGACGCGCACATCTACGATGCGAAGCGACTTCCGACCGCAGCCCCGCTGCCAGTAATCGCAGCTCTCTACGTGCTCATTCCGGACTACGGAGATGAGGTGGCCAACGCGGAGAAAGTACTCAGATCCTACTTATGGTCCTCATTCTTCACCTCCCGCTATGAGAATTCCGTTGCCAGCCGGGCATACAGTGACTTCAAAGCGCTAGCCGAAGCGCTGGAAGCATCAGCGGGCGGCCGAAGCACGTTCGATGGTTCTGGAGTTGCAGTCCTTGATCGAACGCTCTTTCCTTTGCCTACCGCGGAACAACTGAGGTCAGCTGGCTGGCCCGCAAGCAAACGTGTGCTAGCGCGAGCAATTCTCGCGGCATCCCTCAAGTTTGGGGCCGAGGACTTTGCCGATTCCCGAACCATCACGGCGGAGACGGTTCTCCACCGTGAGTACCATCACCTCTTCCCTGACAAGCTGCTTGAGGATGCGGGAATTGATTCTGATCTCGCCCTGAATTGCGCGCTAATCACCTGGCGTACAAACCGCACGATCGGGCGGCTGGACCCGGTCCGTTACCTCGAGGCGAGGGCTGATGGCGCCATAGGGAATGCCTCCGAGATTTCGCGTCGGCTTGCAACGCACATGGTCCCGTACGCCGAACTTGCGGCAGCAGGCCCATACGGCCACCTCGAAGGCGAAGCCCTCCGCGAGGCGGTTGGATCCGATTTGAACGTGTTCCTCGATGAGCGGGTAAAGCTGGTGGGGGGAGCAATGTTGCTTCTGTGCGCCGGCGACAGGCCGAGCCTCGATCAGGTCCGTGAACCCGCGATTGCTGGAAATCAGCTCTTTGCGCAATGA
- a CDS encoding nuclease-related domain-containing protein: MATTATMRDRFAGQLVIDETLRRQLDVPPRTTVQRFFGSCPLSDDARPWYLGAVGEIAVGDILERLPDGWSARHALPIGTKETDIDHLVIGPGGVFTINTKHHAGQNIWVAGRTVLVDGQREQHIPKAEGEAGKVARLLGERMPHPVPVHPLIVFVDPKRIMVKAQPERVRVLNSHEVRRWLKQQPDALNPAAVSDLLAIIDDPALWRATDAGDPAEARRQFAELHDEVRSARGRRRLWALAGMAGLLVLAVGALALLPTLVPLVMGPLFGQ, encoded by the coding sequence ATGGCGACTACCGCAACGATGCGCGATCGCTTCGCGGGACAGCTCGTCATCGACGAGACGCTGCGAAGGCAGCTCGACGTGCCGCCCCGCACCACCGTTCAGCGCTTCTTCGGGAGCTGCCCGCTGTCGGATGACGCGCGCCCTTGGTACCTCGGCGCGGTCGGTGAGATCGCTGTCGGCGACATCCTCGAACGCCTACCAGACGGCTGGTCCGCCCGCCACGCGCTGCCCATCGGAACCAAGGAAACCGACATCGACCACCTGGTCATCGGGCCCGGCGGCGTCTTCACCATCAATACGAAGCACCACGCTGGCCAGAACATTTGGGTCGCCGGGCGTACCGTGCTGGTCGATGGGCAACGAGAGCAGCACATCCCCAAGGCCGAGGGGGAGGCCGGCAAGGTCGCTCGGCTCTTGGGCGAGCGGATGCCGCATCCGGTGCCCGTGCACCCGCTGATCGTGTTCGTCGATCCCAAGCGCATCATGGTGAAGGCGCAGCCGGAGCGCGTGCGCGTGCTGAACTCACACGAGGTGCGCCGCTGGCTGAAGCAGCAGCCGGACGCACTCAACCCCGCTGCGGTCAGCGACCTGCTGGCCATCATCGACGACCCCGCGCTCTGGCGGGCGACGGATGCCGGCGACCCCGCCGAGGCCCGGCGCCAGTTCGCGGAGCTACACGATGAGGTGCGCTCGGCCCGGGGTCGGCGCCGTCTCTGGGCGCTGGCGGGGATGGCCGGTCTGCTCGTGCTCGCCGTCGGCGCGTTGGCGCTGCTGCCGACGCTCGTCCCGCTCGTGATGGGCCCGCTCTTCGGCCAGTGA
- a CDS encoding helicase-related protein yields the protein MRIIDNVSDLLGDDLKSEFGRGSKVRIAASTFSIFAFEALRKELEHVEELEFIFTSPSFSNGQVTDKLRKDRREFFIPHAESSLYGSEFEVRLRNKLTQRAIARECAAWVREKVTFRTNASGHQMQQFAVVDDRAAYMPLQGFTTADLGYERGNAVSNMVTKFESAPETSSFLNLFDQIWASPGQLNDVTQAVHDHIASVYAENSPARIYFLILYNLFAEFLDEISEDVLPNDRTGYQETKVWQSLYNFQRDAATGIINKLETYNGCILADSVGLGKTFTALAVIKYYELRNKSVLVLAPKKLAENWTNYNANLTTNIFSSDRFNYDVLAHTDLSRTRGESLGLRLDRINWGNYDLVVIDESHNFRNADYAEEKESRYQRLMRQVIREGVKTKVLMLSATPVNNRFNDLKNQLQLAYEGESDTLAAKLTLSTSVERVFRDAQTVFNEWSKLPTEERTADRILQMLDFDFFELLDAVTIARSRKHIQAFYDTSEIGAFPKRLPPASIHEPLTDLADVPSFNEIFEQLQALELAVYTPLRYVFPSRISKYEDLYNVTTGNARSNLGQKGREEGLKKLMTVNLLKRLESSVEAFRLTLAKIEDATGSTLTRLSNHAGAIPEIRDLDDLDFDLDDEDDANVEALSFGEKIRIDIDDIDVASWQRDLWNDRETLRELIDEMRKVAPAHDLKLRKLHQLVQQKAEHPLNTDNRKVLIFSAFADTANYLYRELAPALQQAGLESAVITGGSHGAKSTLGTGFDFQQIMSMFSPRSKQRHLTMPNETRDVDVLIGTDVISEGQNLQDCDYLINYDIHWNPVRIIQRFGRIDRIGSTNEVIQLVNFWPDISLDEYINLKERVENRMVIADLAGSADDNVLNPEDSDAAFRKEQLRKLQGENIELEDVRAGVSITDLGLNDFRMDLLAYMNEYGDIVTAPRGLHAVIPADLSIGLLPGVIFALKNVNADPAVNRGNRLHPHYLVYVDDNGDVIADHTEAKRLLDLVRAGSRPHDEPVAEVTRVFNDATREGADMGKYSALLTDAIHSMIDITEQRDIDSLFRGGHTTALTQQIAGLDDFELIAFIAVVDPTDAW from the coding sequence ATGCGGATCATCGACAACGTCTCCGATCTTCTCGGCGACGACCTCAAGTCCGAGTTCGGCCGCGGCTCGAAGGTGCGCATCGCCGCATCGACCTTCTCAATCTTCGCATTCGAGGCGTTGCGCAAAGAGCTTGAGCATGTCGAGGAACTGGAATTCATCTTCACATCGCCGTCGTTCAGCAACGGCCAGGTGACAGACAAGCTCCGCAAGGACCGCCGAGAGTTCTTCATCCCACACGCCGAGTCATCCCTCTACGGGTCAGAGTTCGAGGTTCGCCTCCGCAACAAGCTGACGCAGCGCGCGATCGCTCGAGAGTGCGCGGCGTGGGTGCGTGAGAAGGTCACGTTCCGAACCAATGCCAGCGGTCACCAGATGCAGCAGTTCGCCGTGGTCGATGACCGCGCCGCGTACATGCCGCTTCAGGGCTTCACGACGGCCGATCTCGGCTACGAGCGTGGCAACGCCGTGTCCAACATGGTCACGAAGTTCGAGAGCGCCCCCGAGACGAGCAGCTTCCTCAATCTGTTCGATCAGATCTGGGCAAGCCCCGGTCAACTCAACGACGTGACACAGGCCGTGCACGACCACATCGCGAGCGTGTACGCCGAGAATTCGCCGGCCCGCATCTACTTCCTCATCCTCTACAACCTCTTCGCCGAGTTCCTCGACGAAATCAGCGAAGATGTGCTCCCGAACGACCGCACCGGCTATCAGGAAACTAAGGTCTGGCAGAGCCTGTACAACTTCCAGCGGGATGCCGCGACCGGCATCATCAACAAGCTCGAGACGTACAACGGCTGCATCCTTGCCGACAGCGTCGGGCTCGGAAAAACATTCACCGCGCTGGCGGTCATCAAGTACTACGAGCTGCGCAATAAGTCCGTCCTGGTTCTGGCTCCGAAAAAGCTGGCCGAGAACTGGACGAATTACAACGCCAACCTCACGACGAACATCTTCTCGAGCGACCGATTCAATTACGACGTCCTTGCGCACACCGATCTCTCCCGCACACGCGGTGAATCACTTGGCCTCCGCTTGGACCGCATCAACTGGGGCAACTACGACCTCGTCGTGATCGACGAGTCACACAACTTCCGCAACGCCGACTACGCCGAAGAGAAGGAATCGCGTTATCAGCGCCTCATGCGGCAGGTCATCCGCGAAGGCGTGAAGACCAAGGTGCTGATGCTGTCGGCGACGCCGGTGAACAACCGATTCAACGATCTCAAGAACCAGCTGCAGCTGGCGTACGAGGGTGAAAGCGACACACTCGCCGCGAAGCTCACGCTGTCGACATCGGTCGAGCGGGTGTTCCGCGATGCCCAGACGGTGTTCAACGAGTGGTCGAAGCTGCCCACTGAGGAGCGCACCGCCGATCGCATCTTGCAGATGCTCGACTTCGACTTCTTCGAACTGCTCGACGCGGTCACCATCGCGCGGTCCCGAAAGCACATCCAGGCGTTCTACGACACGAGTGAGATCGGCGCCTTCCCGAAGCGCCTGCCACCGGCGTCCATCCACGAACCACTCACCGACCTTGCCGACGTTCCCTCGTTCAACGAGATCTTCGAGCAGCTGCAAGCCCTCGAGCTCGCGGTCTACACCCCGCTCCGATACGTCTTCCCAAGCCGCATCAGCAAGTACGAGGACCTCTACAACGTCACGACCGGCAACGCCCGCTCGAACCTCGGCCAGAAGGGTCGCGAAGAGGGCCTGAAGAAGCTCATGACAGTGAACCTGCTGAAGAGGCTCGAGAGTTCAGTTGAGGCCTTCCGACTCACGCTTGCGAAGATCGAGGATGCCACAGGCAGCACTCTCACGCGACTGAGCAACCATGCGGGGGCTATTCCCGAGATCCGAGACCTGGACGATCTCGACTTCGACCTCGACGATGAGGACGACGCCAATGTCGAGGCGCTGTCGTTCGGCGAGAAGATCAGGATCGACATCGATGACATCGATGTCGCCTCCTGGCAGCGAGACCTGTGGAACGACCGCGAGACTCTGCGCGAGCTGATCGACGAGATGCGGAAGGTCGCGCCGGCGCATGACCTCAAGCTCCGTAAACTTCATCAGCTGGTCCAGCAGAAGGCGGAGCATCCGCTTAACACCGACAACCGCAAGGTGCTGATCTTCTCCGCCTTCGCCGACACCGCGAACTACCTCTACCGCGAGCTCGCGCCGGCGCTCCAGCAGGCGGGGCTGGAGAGCGCCGTCATCACGGGCGGCAGCCACGGTGCGAAGTCGACGCTCGGTACGGGCTTCGACTTCCAACAGATCATGTCGATGTTCTCGCCCCGGTCCAAGCAGCGTCACCTCACGATGCCCAACGAGACGCGAGACGTCGACGTGCTGATCGGCACGGATGTGATCAGCGAAGGTCAGAACCTTCAGGACTGCGACTACCTCATCAACTACGACATCCACTGGAACCCGGTGAGGATAATCCAGAGGTTCGGTCGAATCGACCGCATCGGATCGACGAACGAAGTCATTCAGCTCGTCAACTTCTGGCCCGATATCTCCCTCGATGAGTACATCAACCTCAAGGAGCGCGTCGAGAACCGGATGGTGATTGCTGATCTCGCCGGCTCTGCCGATGACAACGTGCTAAACCCCGAGGACTCGGATGCTGCGTTCCGCAAGGAGCAGCTTCGCAAGCTGCAGGGCGAGAACATCGAGCTCGAAGACGTACGCGCGGGTGTCTCGATCACCGATCTCGGCCTCAACGACTTCCGGATGGACCTGCTCGCCTACATGAACGAGTACGGCGACATCGTAACAGCACCGCGGGGTTTGCACGCCGTCATCCCCGCAGACCTCTCCATCGGTCTCCTCCCTGGCGTGATCTTCGCGCTGAAGAACGTCAACGCCGATCCTGCGGTGAACCGCGGCAACCGCCTGCACCCGCACTACCTCGTCTACGTCGACGACAACGGCGACGTCATCGCCGACCACACCGAGGCGAAGCGGCTGCTCGACCTCGTCCGTGCCGGGTCTCGCCCGCATGATGAGCCCGTGGCCGAGGTCACACGCGTCTTCAACGACGCCACCCGCGAGGGCGCAGACATGGGCAAGTACTCGGCGCTGCTGACGGATGCCATTCACTCGATGATCGACATCACCGAGCAACGCGACATCGACAGTCTGTTCCGCGGTGGGCACACGACCGCGCTCACACAGCAGATCGCGGGGCTCGATGACTTCGAGTTGATCGCGTTCATCGCGGTCGTCGATCCAACGGATGCCTGGTGA
- a CDS encoding DUF4391 domain-containing protein — translation MSDILYKWPTGARFGARVPKEKFYEYGWVSSAVREKFVSDVQRITWTHKLAEETINLTGTTAVPEIEIFEIDSKADDVADAVLTAIDKAVPNPIIFEISRERTGRREVRMVAAHKTRGARTPMVNGYYSTRWMPADAERSALPTAISLPALYAELLAPLTPIDVRPGEEVSDVAERLEVVRRLQREVAGLERKIRSEPQLNRKMELRRMLKMKQAELEEQK, via the coding sequence GTGAGTGACATCCTGTATAAGTGGCCGACCGGTGCGCGCTTCGGCGCACGCGTGCCGAAGGAGAAGTTCTACGAGTATGGTTGGGTCAGCTCGGCAGTGCGCGAGAAGTTCGTCTCGGACGTGCAGCGGATCACGTGGACCCACAAGCTCGCCGAAGAGACGATCAACCTCACGGGCACGACGGCGGTGCCCGAGATCGAGATATTTGAGATCGACAGCAAGGCCGACGATGTCGCCGACGCCGTGCTGACCGCCATCGACAAGGCGGTGCCCAATCCGATCATCTTCGAGATCTCCCGAGAGAGAACCGGGCGCCGTGAAGTCCGCATGGTCGCAGCCCACAAAACGCGCGGCGCCCGAACGCCAATGGTGAACGGCTATTACTCCACGCGATGGATGCCCGCAGATGCCGAGCGCTCGGCGTTGCCGACGGCGATCTCCTTGCCTGCTCTCTACGCGGAGCTCCTCGCCCCACTTACTCCCATCGACGTGCGACCGGGTGAGGAAGTGTCTGATGTTGCCGAGAGACTGGAAGTGGTGCGACGGCTCCAGCGAGAAGTCGCTGGACTCGAACGCAAGATCCGCTCAGAGCCGCAGCTCAATCGAAAGATGGAGCTGCGACGAATGCTGAAGATGAAGCAAGCAGAACTGGAAGAGCAGAAGTGA
- a CDS encoding helix-turn-helix domain-containing protein: protein MSEPWLSADDIAEHLGVTKDSIYAWIAEKGMPAHKVGRLWKFQASEVDAWVRSGGSSAGGAA from the coding sequence ATGTCTGAGCCGTGGCTGTCCGCCGACGACATCGCCGAGCATCTGGGCGTCACGAAGGACTCGATTTATGCCTGGATTGCTGAAAAGGGGATGCCGGCGCACAAGGTCGGGCGCCTGTGGAAGTTCCAGGCGAGTGAGGTGGACGCGTGGGTGCGTAGTGGTGGCAGCAGCGCCGGGGGTGCTGCGTAG